The Paenibacillus tianjinensis genome has a window encoding:
- the ctaG gene encoding cytochrome c oxidase assembly factor CtaG — MLGLQYFSFADLWSPLILAATLLLAAGYLLLIGPLAQRFPGSVIVPVRQRVLFMGGLLALYLAQGGPVSLLGHILFSFHMVSMALSYLIAVPLMMLGIPDWCWRALLKVNPLRRLSFLAHPVVAALMFNGLFSLYHLPVIHDYVMLHFAVHRLYYGLLFLTAALMWWTLINPLPERRKVGSLGQIGFIFLNMVLLTPACGLIIFAGAPLYATYSDPSAWARAMGYCVSGDPAALLQTFGGPDFFGGLSPKVDQQVGGIAMKFIQEFIFASMLAYVFYHWYKKENRQDDADTSAPSGELGDGVLTRV; from the coding sequence ATGCTGGGATTACAATACTTTAGCTTTGCCGACTTGTGGAGCCCGTTGATACTGGCAGCAACGCTGCTGCTGGCCGCCGGGTATCTGCTGCTGATCGGTCCGCTGGCGCAGCGCTTTCCAGGATCTGTTATAGTTCCGGTCCGGCAGAGAGTGCTGTTTATGGGCGGGCTGCTGGCGCTTTATCTGGCCCAGGGCGGTCCGGTAAGTCTGCTTGGGCATATCCTGTTTTCCTTCCATATGGTCAGTATGGCCTTATCCTATCTTATTGCGGTTCCGCTGATGATGCTGGGCATCCCGGACTGGTGCTGGCGTGCCTTGCTGAAGGTGAATCCGCTGCGGCGTCTCTCCTTCCTTGCCCATCCGGTGGTGGCGGCGCTGATGTTCAATGGATTATTCTCGCTGTATCATCTGCCAGTGATTCATGATTATGTGATGCTGCATTTTGCGGTCCACCGCCTGTATTATGGTTTGCTGTTCCTGACAGCCGCGCTGATGTGGTGGACGCTGATTAATCCGCTGCCGGAGCGCCGGAAGGTCGGGAGCCTCGGCCAGATCGGCTTTATCTTTTTGAATATGGTGCTGCTGACCCCGGCCTGCGGGCTGATTATTTTTGCGGGGGCTCCGCTCTATGCAACTTATAGTGATCCGAGTGCCTGGGCACGGGCGATGGGATACTGTGTATCCGGTGATCCGGCAGCACTGCTGCAGACTTTCGGCGGGCCGGACTTCTTCGGCGGACTGTCGCCCAAGGTGGATCAGCAGGTGGGCGGCATCGCCATGAAGTTCATTCAGGAATTTATTTTTGCCTCGATGCTTGCTTATGTGTTCTATCATTGGTATAAAAAAGAGAACAGGCAAGACGACGCGGACACTTCCGCGCCATCCGGCGAGCTGGGGGATGGTGTTTTGACCCGGGTATAG